One region of Dehalococcoidia bacterium genomic DNA includes:
- a CDS encoding acetyl-CoA carboxylase biotin carboxylase subunit: MAYSVCDQLIPGRISAIFRKVLVANRGEIARRVMYTCHEMGIATVAVYSEADRKAIHVLKADQAVFLGGSDPSESYLNIDKVISAARQTGAEAIHPGYGFLAENPLFAERCESEGIVFIGPPSKVIRELGDKTVARRTVMGSGVPVIPGMNKPESDTRVLAGDAEKIGYPVLIKAAAGGGGKGMRVVTSPKDFQEACASATSEAKRAFGDGSIYLEKYLSRPRHVEFQIIADSRGNVIHLFERECSIQRRHQKIIEETPSTIMTPELRERMGKAAVTVAKASGYVNAGTVEFLVDQQGNFYFLEVNTRLQVEHPVTEMITSLDIVRIQLEVADGNPLPITQKDVRSRGHSIECRIYAEDPEKGFYPSPGRIICMEEPSGPGIRNDCGIYSGFQVPVEYDPILSKLIVYAEDRGQAIKRMIQALENYVILGVKTPVPFLIDVLKSEAFAKGDTYTDFIDTYFCGWKPDRREADAACAAFIIDELTRTVKPKPAVGMESTELSPWQTLGAWGR; this comes from the coding sequence ATGGCATATTCCGTATGTGATCAGCTTATTCCAGGGAGGATTTCAGCTATTTTCCGAAAAGTTCTGGTGGCAAACCGCGGCGAGATCGCCCGCCGCGTCATGTACACCTGCCATGAGATGGGTATAGCCACGGTGGCGGTGTATTCGGAGGCGGACCGAAAGGCTATTCATGTTTTAAAGGCCGATCAAGCCGTTTTCCTGGGTGGTTCGGACCCCTCGGAAAGCTATTTGAATATAGATAAGGTCATCTCCGCAGCCAGACAGACCGGGGCCGAGGCTATCCATCCCGGCTACGGCTTTCTGGCTGAAAACCCTCTCTTCGCCGAGCGTTGCGAAAGTGAGGGCATAGTCTTCATCGGCCCTCCCTCCAAAGTCATACGTGAACTGGGGGATAAAACGGTTGCACGACGCACCGTCATGGGGAGCGGCGTCCCCGTCATACCCGGCATGAACAAGCCTGAATCGGACACCCGTGTACTCGCCGGCGATGCTGAGAAGATCGGTTATCCCGTGCTTATCAAAGCGGCTGCCGGGGGCGGCGGCAAGGGGATGCGAGTAGTAACATCGCCCAAAGATTTTCAGGAGGCATGCGCTTCAGCGACCAGCGAGGCAAAGAGAGCCTTCGGGGACGGCTCCATCTACCTGGAGAAGTACCTTTCCCGGCCAAGGCATGTGGAGTTCCAGATCATCGCCGACAGCCGGGGCAACGTTATCCACCTCTTCGAACGTGAATGCTCAATCCAGAGGCGCCATCAGAAGATCATCGAAGAGACGCCTTCGACGATCATGACGCCCGAACTGAGGGAGCGTATGGGTAAAGCCGCCGTAACCGTGGCAAAGGCTTCAGGATACGTAAACGCCGGAACGGTCGAATTTCTGGTTGACCAGCAGGGAAATTTCTATTTCCTGGAGGTCAACACACGCCTTCAGGTGGAACATCCCGTCACCGAAATGATCACGAGCCTGGACATCGTGCGTATCCAGCTTGAAGTGGCCGACGGCAATCCTTTGCCCATCACACAGAAAGACGTGCGCAGCCGGGGACATTCCATCGAATGCCGCATCTATGCGGAGGATCCTGAGAAGGGATTCTATCCATCCCCCGGCAGGATCATCTGCATGGAGGAGCCGTCGGGGCCCGGCATACGCAACGACTGCGGCATTTACTCGGGATTTCAGGTGCCGGTGGAGTACGACCCGATCCTGTCCAAATTAATCGTCTATGCCGAAGACAGGGGCCAGGCTATTAAGCGCATGATACAGGCATTGGAAAACTACGTCATCCTGGGAGTGAAGACTCCCGTGCCTTTCCTCATCGATGTGCTTAAGTCCGAAGCCTTCGCCAAAGGGGATACATACACCGATTTTATCGATACCTATTTCTGCGGGTGGAAGCCCGACCGCCGCGAGGCCGATGCCGCCTGCGCTGCATTCATCATCGACGAGCTGACCCGTACCGTAAAGCCTAAACCTGCGGTGGGAATGGAAAGCACCGAACTGTCGCCCTGGCAGACGCTGGGGGCATGGGGGCGGTGA